A section of the Bryobacteraceae bacterium genome encodes:
- the nuoA1 gene encoding NADH-quinone oxidoreductase subunit A 1 — protein MPTSIYEAYFPVLAQILLAAALAAGLIAMGVLLGKRVKNPVKDTPYECGIPPVGGARERFSVKFYLVAMLFILFDIEAIFLYPWAVVYRELKLFAFLEMLVFIALVFAGFVYVWKRGVLDWAYGEQQDEAPRS, from the coding sequence ATGCCCACATCCATCTACGAGGCCTACTTCCCCGTCCTTGCGCAGATTCTGCTGGCGGCCGCGTTGGCCGCCGGCCTGATCGCAATGGGCGTGCTGCTCGGCAAGCGCGTGAAGAACCCGGTAAAGGACACGCCGTACGAGTGCGGCATCCCGCCGGTGGGTGGGGCTCGCGAACGCTTCAGCGTGAAATTCTATCTGGTGGCGATGCTGTTCATCCTGTTTGATATAGAGGCGATTTTCCTCTATCCGTGGGCGGTCGTCTACCGCGAGCTGAAGCTGTTTGCGTTCCTCGAGATGCTGGTCTTCATCGCCCTGGTCTTTGCCGGCTTCGTTTATGTATGGAAGCGCGGCGTGCTGGACTGGGCCTACGGCGAGCAGCAGGATGAAGCGCCCCGGAGCTGA
- the nuoC gene encoding NADH-quinone oxidoreductase subunit C: MLPEEIQQLETPAAIAQWDAEALTGGSLARGELVLWTARERIAALCRFLKEERQFTRLVAVTCIDRYPVEPRFEVVYLLHSIPRNERLRLKVAVHSGDAVVPSVCGVWAGANWYEREVFDMFGVRFEGHPDLRRILMPDYWQGHPLRKDFPVHGHKYSYKDE, encoded by the coding sequence ATGCTGCCCGAAGAAATCCAGCAACTGGAAACTCCCGCCGCCATCGCGCAGTGGGACGCGGAGGCCCTCACCGGCGGCAGTCTCGCCCGGGGAGAGCTTGTGCTGTGGACCGCCCGCGAACGGATCGCGGCTCTCTGCCGCTTCCTGAAAGAAGAGCGCCAGTTCACGCGGCTGGTGGCGGTGACCTGCATCGACCGCTATCCGGTGGAGCCGCGCTTTGAGGTGGTCTACCTGCTCCACTCGATTCCCCGCAACGAGCGGCTGCGGCTGAAGGTGGCCGTGCACTCCGGGGACGCCGTGGTCCCGAGCGTGTGCGGCGTGTGGGCCGGCGCCAACTGGTACGAGCGCGAAGTCTTCGACATGTTCGGCGTACGGTTTGAAGGCCATCCGGATCTGCGCCGCATCCTGATGCCGGACTACTGGCAGGGCCACCCGCTCCGGAAAGACTTCCCCGTCCACGGTCACAAATACAGCTACAAGGACGAATGA